CGATGGATTCCGCCTCTTTCCGCCGAGGAGAAAATATCAGGAGTGGGGCGAGATCTGCCAGCATCACAGCGGCGGCGAACTTGGGCCAAAAGTGCTCAAAGTGCCGCGCCATCCGCTGGGGTAGGGCTTCCCAGGGGGCCTCCTCCAGTGGCACGGGACGTTCTTTGGTCTGCACCACCTCGGCAGAGCGGCCCAGGCGTCGCAGCCAAGTCACGATGTCGTCCGGATTGGCTACGGAGCCGCTCAAAAGCAGGAGGCGTGTCTCCGCCGGGGCCAGGGCGATGGCGGCCTCGTAATGACTGCCCCGGGCGGAATCCGCGATCATTTGATACTCATCAATGACCAGCATGGCTGGGCCTTCGCCCCGAACGAGGCGCTCGAGCTGGGTTTCCAGCGTGGCCACCACCACCGGCGCGCCGACGTTTTCAGACACATCTCCCGTGGCGATGCCGACATCCCATTTGGCTTCTTTCCACTCGGCGTATTTATCATTGGCCAGGGCGCGGGTGGGCACGGTGTAAACGGCCTGGCCCTGGAGCGATCGCGACTGATGCAGCAGTTCGAAAATGTAAGTTTTCCCCGCTCCCGTGGGTGCGCTGACCACCACATCCGTGCCATCGCGCAGCAGGTTGACGGCCTGATGCTGCCAGAGATCAGGGAGCTTGAGGGTGTTCAAGGAAGGAAGCATTGGAAGACGCGTCTGTTCTGGTTACGAACGGGAAGCTGCGGGCGCAAGAAATGGATGCCTCTCCCGCGATCATTCTGCGTTCTTGAGACTGGCTGCGCTCTCAAGGGTTTGAATTGCTCGTCACCAGATTTTCAAGGGGTAATGACGCGCGATGCCTTCATAATCCCGATCCTGATGAAGCAGGTGGGCATCTTGAAGAATGGCAGTGGCTGCAATCAGGCAGTCCATCGTGCTACGAATCGTGAGTCCTTTTGCCCGACACCCACGATAAATTTCAGCCGCATATTCATAGACCGCCCGATCCATGATGAGGTATTCGGGTAGCTCAAAGAGCTTGGCTATCTTCCTATGATCCTTGTCACTGCGAATGCCCTGCAAGACCTCTGTCACGATGGGGCCGCAGAGACAAATATCGGCCTCCAGTTCGATGAGCCGATGCAATTTAAGCCCGGTTTCATCGGTGGTATCACGAAAGAAACTGATCCAGGCACTGGTGTCCGGGAGGATCTTAAAACTCACGGGTTTTTCTCGTTTCGTTTAAATCTCCACTCCAAGTCACCTTGCCATGTAAGCTAAGTAACTCTTTCATTTTGGATCTTCTGACGACCTCCTTCAGAGCATAGTGAACCACCCCGGCCTTGGTCTTGATGCCGGTGATTTCCTGAGCGGCCGACACCAAGGGGGTTTCCATGACGATGTTAGTCCTGGTGGTTTCAATTTCCTCGTGTGGCTCTGAATCGTCTTTAGGGCTTCGCTTCTTCATACACATAAATCATTAAAATGATGTGTATTTGCAAGCGATTTTGTTTTTGCTTTCCTCTGAGGGCAACCTCACTGCAAGATACTGCTGCTAACCCCTGTTCCTTGCCTCCGCTCATGAAGTCCTGCCTCGTTACCCTTCTCGCTCTCACGGCCCTGTCCGCCCAGGCCGCGCCCACGTTTAAAAAAATGACCCTCTCGGAGGAATTCGTGGCGGAGGGGGCGCACTTTGCGGATTTCGATCACGATGGTGACAACGACATCTGTGCGGGACCCTACATCTGGAAGGGCCCAGATTTTAAAGAGCGCGTGGAATACACCAAGCCTGCCGACAAGGCTTATGATCCGGGCAAGGGCTACAGCGACTATTTCCTGACCTACACCCATGATTTCAACAGCGATGGCTGGAGTGACATTCTGGTCTTTTCCTGGCCAGGCAAGGAGACCTGGGTTTTTGAGAACCCGCAGAACAAAGGTGGTCACTGGACGCGCCACACCATTTTTGATGTCACAGATAATGAGTCCCCCACGCTGGGCGACATGAACGGCGATGGCAAACCCGAGCTGGTCTGCCACACGAGTGCCGGTGTCCAGCCTTCCAAAGGTGGCCGCCTGGGCTTTGCGGAGATTGACTGGGCTGCCCCGTTTGGCAAGGCCCGCTTCCGCCCCATCACCCCAGTGACTGAGGAGAATGATAAGAAATATTTCCGCTACACTCATGGTTATGGCTTTGGCGATGTGAATGGCGATGGCCGTGCGGATTTGCTGACCAAAGAAGGCTGGTTTGAGCAGCCGGCAGACATGAAGGAAGACAAAGACTGGGTTTTCCACGCGGCAGCTTTTGCCCCTGAAGGCGCACGCGGCGGTTCCTTCATCCTGGTCAATGATGTGAATGCCGATGGTCGCAACGACGTCATCAGCAGCCATGATGCGCACGGCTTTGGCCTGAGCTGGTATGAGCAGAACAAAGATGGCAGCTTCACCGCGCACAAGCTCATGGGCAGCACGGTGGAAGACAGCCCGGTGGGCGTGAAATTCAGCCAGCTCCACGCCATGCAGCTCGCCGACATGGATGGCGATGGCGTGCTGGATCTGGTGACAGGCAAGCGCCGCTGGGCCCACGGCCCGCTGAAGGACGATGAGCCGAATGCTGCCCCGGTGCTCTACTGGTTCAAGATCAAGCCTGACGGCAAAGGTGGAGCCTCCTTCACGGCGAACCTCATTGACGACAACAGCGGTGTGGGCACCGAAGTGACCCCTGGCGATGTCAACAAAGACGGCAAGCTGGATGTCGTGATAGGCAACAAAAAAGGCGTCTTCGTCTTCCTCCAGGAATAACCAAATTTGTGTTTTTGGGCCTCCCACGTGCAAAAAGTGATTGCCGTGCGGAGGCCTTTTCTCTGTAATTCCCCGCGTTTCTCCCGACCATGAGTTCCAAATCTGCCGCACCTTCGACTGCGCCCGACATGAAGTTGTTCTGGGCCTGCTTCATCGCCCTCGTCGCCACCTCCTTTGTTTTTGGGGTGCGGGCGAATACCATGTTGCAGCTCCAAAATGAGTTCAATCTGTCCGAGCAGCAGAAAGGCAACATCGGCGGGGCGGGCATGTGGCCTTTTGCCATCAGCATCATATTTTTCAGCCTGGTGATTGACCGCATCGGGTACAAGTTGGTCGCCCTCTTTGCCATCGCCTGCCACAGCATCTCCTTGATCCTCACGGTGCAGGCCACGGGGTACTCTTCCTTTTATTGGGCCACTCTGCTCATCGCGATTGCCAACGGTTCGGTGGAAGCTTTTGTGAATCCGGTGGTTGCCACCATGTTCCCTCGGGATAAGGCCAAATGGCTGAATATCCTGCACGCTGGCTGGCCTGCGGGTCTCGCCCTCGGAGCTCTGGCCACGGCCTTGTGTCAGGCGCAGACCTGGCAGTTCAAATACTCGCTGTGCTTTATTCCGCTGGTCATTTACGCGGTGCTCACGCTGCCGCGCATGTTCCCTGTCAATGAACGTGTGGCTGCGGGTGTCAGCTACCGTGACATGCTTAAGGAAGTGGGCGGTGTCGGCTTTTTCATCCTGGGTTCCTTGCTCTACTTTGCCATCATGCAGATGGCTGGGAAGCAGGTCTCGCTTGTCTCCTCGGCGACCATGGGGGCCGTCATCGGCGCTGCTGCTTTCATTTACACCCGCTCGCCAGGAAACTGGCTTTTCCTAGTGGTGCTTATCACCATTGGGCCACTGGCCACCACGGAACTGGGCACCGATGGCTGGATGCCTGACCTGCTGAAACTGAGTGGGCCTGATTTTCCCAATTTTGAGACTTGGATCTTTGTTTATGTCTCTGCTGTCATGACCGTGCTGCGGTTTTACGCGGGTCCCATCGTTCACCGTTTTTCGCCCATCGGCCTGCTGGTTATCGGTGCTTCCATTGCCATCGTGGGTCTGCTCATGCTGTCGAATTCCGTCGGCTGGGCGATCCTGGGAGCCTCGACGATCTATGCGCTGGGCAAGACCTTCCTCTGGAGTACCACCCTGGGCATGACCTCCGAGCAATTCCCCAAAGGTGGCGCGCTGACTCTCAATGGTGTTTCCGCCGTGGGCGTTTTGTTTCTCGGGGTTCTGGGCAGCCCCTACATCGGTTACAAGCAGGACATGGACATGGAGAAAAGGCTCAGCTCCACGGAGCATGCTGCTCTCTATGCTCAGGTGAAGGGCGAGTCCAAAGACGGCATGTTCGGCCTCACGCCGACCCTCGATCAGGAAAAGATCAAGGCGCTGCCTGCGCCTGAACAGAAGCAGCTGGAAGCCGTCCAGGCCGCCAACAAGCGTGGGGCCTTCACCACCATCGCCATCTTGCCCACCTTCATGCTGGTCTGTTATTTGGGCCTGTTCTTCTATTTCCGGAGCCGCGGCGGGTATAAACCCGTCGAAATTGGCGGGCATTGATACGTTTCTGCCCACTTTTTTCCTTGTGAGCACCATTTGCCCCACCTAAAACAAGCCCGCTTTGCCAGGACGGGGTCATTCCCGACGTTAAGGCACTCCCGATTCACCCATCGCAAATCCGCAATCAACCCAATACAACACACACATGTCAGCAAAATCAGAAGGCATAGCACCTAACGCCAGCCGGCTCCTCTGGGCCGGATTCATGGCCATCCTCGCCGCCGGCGTCGGCTACTCCGTTCGTGGAGGTATTCTCGGCCAGTGGGCTGAACAGTTCGGATTCACCATGACAGAACTCGGTGCCATCACGGGTGGTGGTCTTACCGGCTTCGGTATCGTGATCATCCTCAGTTCCTTGATCGCTGATAAGGTGGGTTACGGCAAACTGATGCTTCTGGCCTTCGGTCTCCATTTCATCTCTGCTGTCATCACGCTTGCTGCACCTGCAGCATTTGCCAGTGGTGGCAAGGAAGCGGCATTCAACTGTCTTTTCTGGGGCATGTTCATCTTCGCCATCGGAAATGGTCTTTGCGAAGCTGTGGTGAATCCTTTGACGGCAACTTTGTTCCCTAACAACCGGGCGCATTATCTGAATATCCTGCATGCAGGCTGGCCTGCTGGTTTGGTCATTGGCGGTCTTTCCTCAGCCTTCATGTCTGCGAAGACCAATGAAGCTGGAGAAGTGATTTCTGCGGCTGTGGATTGGAAGATCCAGATGTCTCTTTTCCTGGTTCCTGTGATCCTCTACGGTCTCATGCTCTTTGGGCAAAAGTTCCCAAAATCCGAGGCTGCTGGCGCAGGTGTCACCTTGGGAGGCATGATCAAGACTGTTTTTGCTCCCTTGATGCTAGTGTTGCTAATCATTCACGCTTTGGTGGGTTATGTCGAACTTGGAACAGATTCCTGGATCAGCAAAATCACAGGTTCTATCATGGCTAGCCCAATGAAGGGGCTGATGCTCTTCGTTTACACTTCGATGCTGATGTTCTGCCTGCGTTTTGTCGCTGGTCCTATCGTCCACAAGATCTCTCCTCTGGGCCTTCTTTTTGTCAGTGCCATCCTTGGTGCCACTGGTCTGACGCTCCTTAGCAGTGCTCAAACGGTGGTTCTGTGCGTGGTTGCTGCAACAGTTTATGCCTGTGGCAAAACCTTCCTTTGGCCGACCATGCTGGCAGTCGTTTCTGAGCGATTCCCTAAAGGCGGTGCGGTAGCGATTGGTATGGTTGGTGGTGTTGGTATGCTCTCGGCTGGTTTGCTGGGTGGCCCTGCCATTGGCTTCAAACAAGATTTCAATGCTTCTAAAAATCTTGAGCAGGTGGCTCCAGCTACCTATGAGCGTTACAAGGCTGATAAAGAAAACTCGTTTATGGGTTACAAGGCAGTGGGCCTTGACGGTGCCAAGGTTGGCGTCCTTGAAGACAACGGTAAGGAGCTGGCCCGCGCGGGTGAACTGCTCGCGAAAGAAGGTAAAAAAGACGAGAACCATGCGAAGCTCGCTACTTGGTGGGCTGCCGCTCAGCCGATGGCTGCCGAGGACAAAAAACCTGTGCAGTCGGCAGGTGTCTTTGGCGGACAGATGGCTTTGAAACTGACGGCCTATGTGCCGATGGTGATGGCCGTTCTTTATCTGTTTTTGATTCTCTATTTCAAAGCCATCGGCGGTTATAAGCCGGTTCAGCTAGACGAGAAGCACTAAACGAAACGTCGTTTACCGATTAGTTTCTTCCAGCGGCGTCCCCTCACAGGGACGCCGTTTTTTTGCACCCCGATGTCACCTGCATTTCACACTTGCTCATCGCTCAAAAGCCAGAACCTTGAACTCAGAACATCCTCCCCTCCTTTTCCATGCCGACCTACGTTTACGAAACCATCCCTCAGTTTGAAGGTGACCTGCCCAAGCGTTTTGAAATCCGCCAGAGCATGAAGGACAATGCTTTGACTCAGCACCCCGACAGTGGCCAGCCCGTGCGGCGTGTGCCGATTGGTGGCACCGGGGTGATGGGCGGCAGCAGCAGTGCAGGCAGCGCCTCCTCTTCTGGTGGTGGTTCCTGTGGCACCGGTTGTGGCTGCCATTAGGCCATTGATGCACCACGAGGTGTAGGCTGCCCGCGCCAGCGGGTGGGCGACTGGTCTGGTGTTATCGAGCTTCCAAACACCACGCCCTGGCGGGCGCAGCTACGTGTTGTAGTTGCCCGCGCCAGCGGGTGTGCGAATGGTCTGGTGTTATCGAGCTTCCAAACACCACGCCCTGGCGGGCGCAGCTACGTGTTGTAGCTGCCTGCGCCAGCGGGTGGGCGACTGGTCTGGTGTTATCGAGCTTCCAAACACCACTACTTGTTGTAGCTGCCCGCGCCAGCGGGTGGGCGACTGGTCTGGTGTTATCGAGCTTCCGAACCCCCACGCCCTGGCGGGCGCAGCTACGTGTTGTAGCTGCCCGCGCCAGCGGGTGGGCGAATGTTCTGGAGCATCGAGCTTTCCAAACCCCACGCCTTGGCGGGCGCAGCTACGGAGTGTAGCTGCCCGCGCCAGCGGGTGGACGGATGCTCTGGAGCATTGAGCTTTCCAAACCCCACGCCTTGGCGGGCGCAGCTACGGCCTGCTCAGGCCACCACCAGCGTCACCGGGATGTTTCCGCGAGTGGCGTTGGAGTAAGGGCAGACGATGTGGGCCTTGGCCACGAGGTCTTCCACCACACTCTTTTCCAAGCCAGGGACATGGATGGTGAGCGTGACTTCCAAGCCGAAACCTTCGCCATCATCCCGGGCACCGATGCCCACTTGACCAGTGACGGTGGCATCACTTGGGACGAGAATCTTGGCTTTGCCGGCGACGAACTTCAGTGCGCCCAGGAAACAGGCGGAGTAACCGGCGGCAAAAAGCTGTTCGGGGTTGGTGCCGGGACCGCCGCCACCACCGAGTTCCTTCGGTGTGGAAAGGGTCACGGAGAGGACGCCATCGGCAGTGGCTGATTTGCCTTCACGGCCGCCGGTCGAGGTTGCCTGGGTGGTGTAGAGAACTTTCATGAGGTGATGATGTTTGGAGTTAGATGATGAAGCTTAACGAAGACCGCCTGAAACCACGAGTGTTTCTCCCGTGATCCAAGAAGAATCGTTTGATGCGAGGAAAACGGCCGCCGTGGCAATGTCCTGCGGCTGGCCGATGCGGCCCAGGGGAGTTTGGGATTCCACCTGCTGGCGGAATTGGCCTTCGGCAAAACCGGCGGTGTGTACGCCTTCTGTCTCGACCATCCCAGGATTGATGGCATTGACGCGGATTTTTTTCGCCCCGAGTTCTTTTGAAAGGACTTTCGTCAGGGCATCCACGGCGGCCTTGGTGCCGGAGTAAACGGCCGAGCCTGGAGGCGTGTAGCTGCTGACCACGGAGCTGATGTTGATGATGCTGCCACCTTCAGGACCGATGAGTTTCACGGCCTCCTGAGTGGTGAGCAGTAGGCCCAGCACGTTCAGGTTATACTGCCTGTGAAAGTGTTCTTCGTTGATGGCTTCCAGCGGGGAGAATTCATAGACGCCAGCGTTGTTCACCAGGATGTCCACTTTGCCGTAGGCCTTCTTCGTTTCAGCGAAGAGCTGGTCAATGTCGGCCTTCTTGGAAACATCACCCTGCACGGCGATGGCGCGGCCCCCTTTGAGGGTGATTTCATCCACGACCTTGTCTGCCCCGGCTTTGCTGGAGGCGTAGTTGACCACCACGGCGGCACCTTCAGCGGCGAGGTGTTTGGCGATGGAAGCTCCGATGCCTTTGGAGGCTCCTGTGACGACGGCGACTTTGTTTTCGAGTTTCATGAGGATATCAGTTTGAGGTGTTGCAGATTCGTTTTGTATCGAACGGTATGGAAGTGATAATGCTGGACAGAAAGTCGTCAATGAATATTTTACCGATCAGTATGAAAAAAGAATTAACACCCCCCGCAGTTGGCCGTCCGCGTGCCTTTG
The Prosthecobacter algae genome window above contains:
- a CDS encoding zinc ribbon domain-containing protein, with amino-acid sequence MPTYVYETIPQFEGDLPKRFEIRQSMKDNALTQHPDSGQPVRRVPIGGTGVMGGSSSAGSASSSGGGSCGTGCGCH
- a CDS encoding type II toxin-antitoxin system VapB family antitoxin; amino-acid sequence: MKKRSPKDDSEPHEEIETTRTNIVMETPLVSAAQEITGIKTKAGVVHYALKEVVRRSKMKELLSLHGKVTWSGDLNETRKTREF
- a CDS encoding organic hydroperoxide resistance protein, coding for MKVLYTTQATSTGGREGKSATADGVLSVTLSTPKELGGGGGPGTNPEQLFAAGYSACFLGALKFVAGKAKILVPSDATVTGQVGIGARDDGEGFGLEVTLTIHVPGLEKSVVEDLVAKAHIVCPYSNATRGNIPVTLVVA
- a CDS encoding VCBS repeat-containing protein — its product is MKSCLVTLLALTALSAQAAPTFKKMTLSEEFVAEGAHFADFDHDGDNDICAGPYIWKGPDFKERVEYTKPADKAYDPGKGYSDYFLTYTHDFNSDGWSDILVFSWPGKETWVFENPQNKGGHWTRHTIFDVTDNESPTLGDMNGDGKPELVCHTSAGVQPSKGGRLGFAEIDWAAPFGKARFRPITPVTEENDKKYFRYTHGYGFGDVNGDGRADLLTKEGWFEQPADMKEDKDWVFHAAAFAPEGARGGSFILVNDVNADGRNDVISSHDAHGFGLSWYEQNKDGSFTAHKLMGSTVEDSPVGVKFSQLHAMQLADMDGDGVLDLVTGKRRWAHGPLKDDEPNAAPVLYWFKIKPDGKGGASFTANLIDDNSGVGTEVTPGDVNKDGKLDVVIGNKKGVFVFLQE
- the vapC gene encoding type II toxin-antitoxin system VapC family toxin, giving the protein MSFKILPDTSAWISFFRDTTDETGLKLHRLIELEADICLCGPIVTEVLQGIRSDKDHRKIAKLFELPEYLIMDRAVYEYAAEIYRGCRAKGLTIRSTMDCLIAATAILQDAHLLHQDRDYEGIARHYPLKIW
- a CDS encoding glucose 1-dehydrogenase, with protein sequence MKLENKVAVVTGASKGIGASIAKHLAAEGAAVVVNYASSKAGADKVVDEITLKGGRAIAVQGDVSKKADIDQLFAETKKAYGKVDILVNNAGVYEFSPLEAINEEHFHRQYNLNVLGLLLTTQEAVKLIGPEGGSIINISSVVSSYTPPGSAVYSGTKAAVDALTKVLSKELGAKKIRVNAINPGMVETEGVHTAGFAEGQFRQQVESQTPLGRIGQPQDIATAAVFLASNDSSWITGETLVVSGGLR
- a CDS encoding MFS transporter, which encodes MSSKSAAPSTAPDMKLFWACFIALVATSFVFGVRANTMLQLQNEFNLSEQQKGNIGGAGMWPFAISIIFFSLVIDRIGYKLVALFAIACHSISLILTVQATGYSSFYWATLLIAIANGSVEAFVNPVVATMFPRDKAKWLNILHAGWPAGLALGALATALCQAQTWQFKYSLCFIPLVIYAVLTLPRMFPVNERVAAGVSYRDMLKEVGGVGFFILGSLLYFAIMQMAGKQVSLVSSATMGAVIGAAAFIYTRSPGNWLFLVVLITIGPLATTELGTDGWMPDLLKLSGPDFPNFETWIFVYVSAVMTVLRFYAGPIVHRFSPIGLLVIGASIAIVGLLMLSNSVGWAILGASTIYALGKTFLWSTTLGMTSEQFPKGGALTLNGVSAVGVLFLGVLGSPYIGYKQDMDMEKRLSSTEHAALYAQVKGESKDGMFGLTPTLDQEKIKALPAPEQKQLEAVQAANKRGAFTTIAILPTFMLVCYLGLFFYFRSRGGYKPVEIGGH
- a CDS encoding MFS transporter, coding for MAILAAGVGYSVRGGILGQWAEQFGFTMTELGAITGGGLTGFGIVIILSSLIADKVGYGKLMLLAFGLHFISAVITLAAPAAFASGGKEAAFNCLFWGMFIFAIGNGLCEAVVNPLTATLFPNNRAHYLNILHAGWPAGLVIGGLSSAFMSAKTNEAGEVISAAVDWKIQMSLFLVPVILYGLMLFGQKFPKSEAAGAGVTLGGMIKTVFAPLMLVLLIIHALVGYVELGTDSWISKITGSIMASPMKGLMLFVYTSMLMFCLRFVAGPIVHKISPLGLLFVSAILGATGLTLLSSAQTVVLCVVAATVYACGKTFLWPTMLAVVSERFPKGGAVAIGMVGGVGMLSAGLLGGPAIGFKQDFNASKNLEQVAPATYERYKADKENSFMGYKAVGLDGAKVGVLEDNGKELARAGELLAKEGKKDENHAKLATWWAAAQPMAAEDKKPVQSAGVFGGQMALKLTAYVPMVMAVLYLFLILYFKAIGGYKPVQLDEKH